A genomic region of Scomber japonicus isolate fScoJap1 chromosome 5, fScoJap1.pri, whole genome shotgun sequence contains the following coding sequences:
- the kif23 gene encoding kinesin-like protein KIF23 → MNRQVKGKTPRRPPPKKASSNQKDPVGVYCRVRPLGTEDKECCIEVISSSTIQLHAPEGFKVNRNGEYKEMQYSFKKVFGVSVSQMDLFEHVARPLVDDLVHGKNGLLFTYGVTGSGKTFTMTGSPGLGGLLPRSLDMIFNSIGPYQAKRYVFKTDDKNGLDVQSEVDALLERQRRENNMPAPKSSSSRQKLDPEIADMIRPEEACKADGVDEDSCFGVFVSYIEIYNNYIYDLLEENQEDVIKPKWNGGGTPSRQNTEFIPPQSKILREDQNHNMYVAGCMEVEVKSPEEAFQVFWRGQKKRKVANTRLNRESSRSHSVFIIKLAQAPLDADGDTILQDKNQVTLSQLCLVDLAGSERTGRTQAEGTRIREAGNINQSLLTLRTCIEILRENQMCGTNRMVPYRDSKVTHLFKNYFDGEGKVKMVVCVNPKADDYEETLLVMRFAEMTQEVEVARPVDRPICGFTPGRRHRNQAFKDELTRMLEERGGPLDADLPSVMNHLVQSLPPLPSSELTDPHDDITLPRLIEALQNRHRIRQMMVGEFNKAADIMKSMLQELDSNLLSKDDFIHQQNGKLSEMDKIIQVNKAEIERLEKRNKMQDHKIDILQKTTKIYEDDKRSLQQELETREQRLMREQSDKRRMEQRMHGVVSDTQHKWEKECERRVNAMHVEMQNKLWVKDEKLKQLKAIVTESKTPGRPDPPPRQTPTQPRPQLQPPSQPRPQPLSQPRPQPQSQPRPQRSSREERLPAKRSASPSPIPTATPVRPLHRRSRSAGGEKWVDHKPTSNLDLGTVLQPVIPNSIQVSAPSEKALSKCDRYVLTHQEVASDGEIQTKLIKGEVIKTRGGGQSVQFTDIETLKQELASAPSRKRRSSEGVPTNADRMDVENRCSVAMEMRAGSNMGPGVEHHGFTKRRK, encoded by the exons GTATACTGCCGTGTGCGACCTCTGGGTACGGAAGACAAGGAGTGCTGCATTGAGGTGATCAGCAGCTCCACCATCCAGCTGCACGCGCCTGAAGGCTTCAAAGTAAACCGAAATGGAGAGTACAAAGAG atGCAGTATTCATTCAAAAAAGTCTTTGGCGTTTCAGTGTCTCAGATGGATCTGTTTGAGCACGTTGCCAGACCTCTTGTTGATGACCTCGTCCATGGAAAAAATG GTCTGCTCTTCACATACGGAGTCACAGGAAGTGGGAAGACGTTCACCATGACCGGCTCTCCAGGCCTGGGTGGACTTCTACCTCGCTCTCTCGACATGATATTCAACAGCATAGGACCGTACCAGGCCAAAAGATAT GTTTTCAAGACAGATGATAAAAATGGCTTGGATGTCCAGAGTGAAGTTGACGCGTTGTTAGAGCGCCAAAGACGGGAAAACAACATGCCCGCTCCTAAATCTTCCTCCTCCAG ACAAAAGCTTGATCCCGAAATAGCTGACATGATTAGACCGGAGGAGGCCTGTAAAGCAGACGGTGTGGACGAGGACAGCTGCTTCGGCGTTTTCGTCTCCTACATAGAAATCTACAACAACTACATCTATGATCTCCTCGAGGAAAACCAGGAAGATGTAATCAAGCCAAA GTGGAATGGTGGAGGCACACCTTCACGCCAGAACACTGAGTTCAT ACCACCTCAGTCTAAAATTCTCAGAGAGGATCAGAATCACAACATGTACGTGGCCGGCTGTATGGAGGTTGAAGTCAAATCTCCTGAGGAGGCATTTCAAGTATTTTGGAGAG gtcagaagaagagaaaggttgCAAACACCCGGCTGAACAGAGAGTCCAGCCGCTCCCACAGTGTGTTCATCATTAAACTGGCTCAGGCTCCTCTCGATGCAGATGGTGACACCATTCTCCAG GATAAGAACCAAGTCACTCTAAGTCAGCTGTGCCTGGTGGATTTGGCAGGAAGTGAGCGCACTGGGAGGACGCAGGCTGAGGGAACCCGGATACGTGAAGCAG GTAACATTAATCAGTCCCTGCTGACTCTGCGGACATGCATCGAGATACTTCGAGAGAACCAGATGTGCGGCACAAACAGG ATGGTCCCCTACAGAGACTCTAAAGTAACCCATCTGTTCAAGAACTACTTTGACGGAGAGGGCAAAGTCAAAATGGTGGTCTGCGTCAATCCCAAGGCTGACGACTACGAGGAAACCTTG CTGGTGATGCGCTTTGCAGAGATGACCCAGGAGGTGGAAGTGGCTCGGCCAGTGGACAGGCCCATCTGTGGCTTCACACCAGGCCGCCGTCATAGAAACCAGGCCTTTAAAGATGAGTTGACTCGCATGCTGGAGGAGCGTGGCGGTCCATTGGACGCAG ATCTGCCGTCTGTTATGAACCACCTGGTGCAAAGTCTCCCACCGCTACCCTCCTCTGAGCTGACCGACCCTCACGATGACATCACCCTGCCCAGACTGATTGAAGCTCTGCAGAACAGACACAGGATCAGGCAGATGATGGTTGGGGAATTCAACAAAGCAG ccGACATAATGAAGTCTATGCTTCAGGAGCTGGACAGCAACCTTCTTTCCAAAGACGATTTTATTCATCAGCAAAATGGCAAACTATCAGAGATGGATAAAATCATTCAGGTTAACAAGGCGGAGATTGAACGCTTGGAGAAGAGAAACAAGATGCAAGATCACAAG ATTGATATCCTGCAGAAAACCACGAAAATCTACGAGGACGACAAGCGTTCACTGCAGCAGGAGCTAGAAACCAGAGAGCAAAGACTGATGAGGGAGCAGTCTGACAAGAGACGCATGGAGCAACGCATGCACGGTGTCGTCTCAGACACGCAGCACAAGTGGGAAAAAGAATGT GAGAGACGTGTTAATGCAATGCATGTCGAGATGCAAAACAAGCTCTGGGTAAAAGATGAGAAGCTGAAGCAGCTTAAGGCTATCGTAACAGAGAGCAAGACGCCAGGTCGCCCCGATCCTCCACCGCGTCAGACGCCGACTCAACCTCGGCCTCAGCTTCAGCCTCCGTCTCAACCTCGGCCTCAGCCTCTGTCTCAACCTCGGCCTCAGCCTCAGTCTCAACCCCGGCCTCAGCGGTCATCCAGAGAGGAACGCCTACCTGCAAAGAGATCGGCCTCACCCTCACCTATCCCT ACGGCGACTCCAGTTCGGCCGCTGCACCGGCGTTCCCGATCAGCGGGTGGAGAGAAGTGGGTGGACCACAAGCCCACCTCCAACCTGGATTTGGGAACAGTTTTGCAGCCCGTCATCCCAAATTCCATCCAGGTGTCCGCCCCCAGTGAAAAGGCCCTATCCAAGTGTGACAGATATGTGTTAACGCACCAGGAAGTCGCCTCTGATGGCGAGATCCAGACCAAACTTATTAAG GGTGAAGTGATCAAAACCAGAGGAGGGGGACAGTCTGTCCAATTCACCGACATTGAGACACTGAAACAGGAGCTCGCCTCTGCCCCCAG CCGCAAGAGAAGATCCTCCGAAGGCGTCCCTACTAATGCAGATCGAATGGATGTGGAGAACAGG TGCTCTGTGGCTATGGAGATGAGGGCCGGATCAAACATGGGTCCTGGTGTGGAGCATCATGGTTTCACAAA GCGCAGAAAATGA